A genome region from Jeongeupia sp. HS-3 includes the following:
- a CDS encoding DMT family transporter → MPDTPPASPHASRLSPQQLGLLLAFLSATGFATKAVFVKLAYRHGVDAVTLLTLRLGFALMLIVLWRGLRQWRASAAPVTPISRSDLGRLLLLGLLGYYLASLFDFIGLTTVSASIERLVLYLYPTLTVLLSALFFGTPITRRMIGALVLTYIGITVVIAPGLADAHADIAGLAWIVASTVAFALYLTFSPGVIKRIGSMRFTEAALTVSGVAMFIQFALTRPISTLVTQPLPVYGYALITALVATVLPIWMMAAAMARIGAGRAAVAGSIGPIITIILSLGILDESLSPLQWLGVAVVMAGVTLIGKR, encoded by the coding sequence ATGCCCGATACCCCGCCCGCTTCACCCCACGCATCACGACTCTCGCCGCAACAGCTTGGCCTGCTGCTCGCCTTTTTGTCGGCGACCGGTTTCGCCACCAAGGCGGTGTTCGTCAAACTGGCCTACCGCCACGGCGTCGATGCGGTCACGCTGCTGACGCTGCGGCTCGGCTTTGCGCTGATGCTGATCGTGCTGTGGCGCGGGCTTCGCCAATGGCGTGCATCGGCCGCACCGGTCACGCCGATTTCGCGCAGCGATCTGGGCCGGCTGCTGCTGCTCGGGCTGCTCGGTTACTACCTTGCCAGCCTGTTCGATTTCATCGGCCTGACCACCGTCAGCGCCAGTATCGAGCGGCTGGTGCTCTATCTCTATCCGACCTTGACGGTGCTGCTGTCGGCGCTGTTCTTCGGTACGCCGATCACCCGCCGCATGATAGGCGCGCTGGTGCTCACCTATATCGGTATCACCGTGGTGATTGCGCCCGGACTCGCCGATGCGCACGCCGACATCGCCGGGCTCGCGTGGATCGTCGCCAGCACCGTTGCCTTCGCGTTGTATTTGACGTTCAGCCCTGGCGTGATCAAGCGGATCGGTTCGATGCGCTTTACCGAGGCCGCGCTGACGGTGTCGGGCGTGGCGATGTTCATCCAGTTCGCGCTGACCCGGCCGATATCGACACTCGTGACCCAGCCCTTGCCGGTGTACGGTTATGCGCTGATCACCGCGCTGGTGGCCACGGTACTGCCGATCTGGATGATGGCGGCGGCGATGGCGCGCATCGGCGCCGGCCGCGCCGCCGTGGCCGGCAGCATCGGCCCGATCATCACCATCATCCTCAGTCTGGGCATTCTCGATGAAAGCCTCAGCCCGCTGCAATGGCTCGGTGTCGCGGTGGTGATGGCCGGGGTGACGCTGATCGGCAAACGCTAA
- the yiaY gene encoding L-threonine dehydrogenase: MATTAFFIPTVNLMGAGCLADAAKAVGSYGFKKALIVTDKGLVSTGLVGKVAETLGAVGVSSVVFDGTHPNPTTGNVEAGLKLLKENGCDFVISLGGGSPHDCAKGIALVAANGGKIADYEGVDQSPKPQLPVVAINTTAGTASEMTRFCIITDEARHIKMAIVDKHTTPILSVNDPEMMAGMPKSLTAATGMDALTHAVEAYVSTAANPITDACALKAVALISDHLRDAVANGKNMQAREQMAYAQFLAGMAFNNASLGYVHAMAHQLGGFYDLPHGVCNAVLLPHVQAYNAKVAAARLGDVADAMGVDVDGMDDAQAAQACLAAIRQLAADVGIPAGLTELGVKEADIPTLATNALKDACGFTNPQQATHDEICAIFRAAL; encoded by the coding sequence ATGGCTACTACCGCATTCTTTATCCCGACCGTTAACCTGATGGGCGCAGGCTGTCTGGCCGACGCGGCCAAGGCCGTCGGCTCGTATGGCTTCAAGAAGGCGCTGATCGTCACCGACAAGGGGCTGGTGTCGACCGGTCTGGTCGGCAAGGTGGCCGAAACCCTCGGCGCCGTCGGCGTGAGCAGCGTGGTGTTCGACGGTACGCATCCGAACCCGACCACCGGCAACGTCGAGGCCGGCCTCAAGCTCTTGAAGGAAAACGGTTGCGACTTCGTGATCTCGCTCGGCGGTGGTTCACCGCACGATTGCGCCAAGGGCATCGCGCTGGTCGCGGCCAACGGCGGCAAGATCGCCGATTACGAGGGCGTCGATCAATCGCCGAAGCCGCAGCTGCCGGTCGTGGCGATCAATACCACCGCCGGCACCGCCAGCGAGATGACGCGCTTCTGCATCATCACCGACGAGGCCCGCCACATCAAAATGGCCATTGTCGACAAGCACACCACGCCGATCCTGTCGGTGAACGATCCGGAAATGATGGCCGGCATGCCCAAGAGCCTGACCGCCGCCACCGGCATGGATGCGTTGACCCACGCGGTGGAAGCCTATGTATCGACCGCCGCCAATCCGATCACCGATGCCTGCGCACTGAAGGCCGTTGCGCTGATCAGCGACCATTTGCGCGATGCGGTGGCCAACGGCAAGAATATGCAGGCGCGCGAGCAGATGGCCTACGCGCAGTTCCTCGCCGGCATGGCGTTCAACAATGCCTCGCTTGGCTATGTGCATGCGATGGCGCACCAGCTTGGCGGCTTCTACGATCTGCCGCACGGCGTCTGCAATGCGGTGCTGCTGCCGCACGTGCAGGCGTACAACGCCAAGGTCGCCGCCGCCCGGCTCGGTGATGTGGCCGATGCGATGGGCGTCGACGTCGACGGCATGGACGACGCCCAAGCCGCGCAAGCCTGCCTCGCCGCGATTCGCCAGTTGGCCGCCGATGTTGGTATTCCGGCCGGGCTGACCGAGCTGGGCGTCAAGGAAGCCGACATCCCGACGCTGGCCACCAATGCGCTGAAGGATGCCTGCGGTTTCACCAACCCGCAGCAGGCCACGCACGATGAGATTTGCGCGATTTTCCGCGCAGCGCTGTAA
- a CDS encoding GNAT family N-acetyltransferase, with translation MSPITLRPARKSDATTIVSLLELADTALLDIVIGLADRDAARHELIARVQQDDYFASYRFARLAEHDGEIVGLIVAYPGELETTFSSDSIVRESTDDAYHIESISTVPAWRGRGVGTLLLDTIATLAITCGCTRLSLLVDPANTGACRLYQRLGFIAADRVSYDQYHYQRLFRPLTPAANRC, from the coding sequence ATGTCGCCGATCACCCTGCGCCCCGCCCGAAAAAGCGATGCCACGACCATCGTCTCCCTGCTGGAGCTGGCCGATACGGCATTGCTCGACATCGTGATCGGGCTGGCCGATCGTGATGCGGCCCGACACGAACTGATCGCCCGGGTGCAGCAGGACGACTACTTCGCCAGCTACCGCTTTGCCCGTCTCGCCGAACATGATGGCGAAATCGTCGGGCTGATCGTCGCCTATCCGGGCGAACTGGAAACCACCTTTTCCAGCGATTCGATCGTGCGCGAATCGACCGACGACGCCTATCACATCGAATCGATCTCCACCGTGCCGGCTTGGCGCGGCCGGGGCGTCGGCACCTTGTTGCTCGACACGATCGCAACGCTGGCGATCACCTGCGGCTGCACCCGCCTGTCGCTGCTGGTCGATCCGGCCAACACCGGCGCCTGCCGCTTGTATCAACGGCTCGGCTTTATCGCCGCCGACCGAGTCAGCTACGATCAATACCACTACCAGCGCCTGTTTCGGCCGTTGACGCCGGCAGCGAACCGCTGCTAG